One genomic window of Glycine soja cultivar W05 chromosome 9, ASM419377v2, whole genome shotgun sequence includes the following:
- the LOC114368995 gene encoding disease resistance protein RPM1-like — MADSSVSFLLDKLSSLLEAEVKLQRGVREDVQHIKYELEGYKGILRVADALEDKNPELKAWVKRVRDVAHDMEDAIDEFSLGLVDQHGQGNNSSFHMNFFTRHKIASNIQGIKSRLDIISQKRPDIPWIGSGSSQRLSSRLDSQGDALLLEEADLVGIDKPKKQLSDLLFNEEAGRAVIPVYGMGGLGKTTLAKQVYDDPKVKKRFRIHAWINVSQSFKLDELLKDLVQQLHTVIGKPAPEAVGQMKSDQLKEVIKNLLQRSRYLVVLDDVWQVKVWDSVKLALPNNNRGSRVMLTTRKKDIALHSCAELGKDFDLEFLPEEEAWYLFCKKTFQGNSCPPHLEEVCRKILKMCGGLPLAIVGIGGALATKGRANIEEWQMVCRSLGSEIEGNDKLEDMKKVLSLSFNELPYYLKSCLLYLSIFPEFHAIEHMRLIRLWIAEGFVNGEEGKTLEEVADSYLKELLDRSLLQVVAKTSDGRMKTCRMHDLLREIVNFKSKDQNFATIAKDQDITWPDKVRRLSIINTLNNVQQNRTAFQLRSLLMFALSDNSLENFSIRALCSTGYKLLRVLDLQDAPLEVFPAEIVSLYLLKYLSLKNTKVKSIPGSIKKLQQLETLDLKHTHVTVLPVEIVELQRLRHLLVYRYEIESYANLHSRHGFKVAAPIGLMQSLQKLCFIEADQALMIELGKLTRLRRLGIRKMRKQDGAALCSSIEKMINLRSLSITAIEEDEIIDIHNIFRPPQYLHQLYLSGRLDNFPHWISSLKNLVRVFLKWSRLKEDPLVHLQDLPNLRHVEFLQVYVGETLHFKAKGFPSLKVLGLDYLDGLKSMTVEEGAMPGLKKLIIQRCDSLKQVPLGIEHLTKLKSIELFDMPEEFITALRPNGGEDYWRVQQVPAVYISYWRDRGWDVYSLETLGERESDSSGGTAIRSLEICTLWKV, encoded by the coding sequence ATGGCAGATAGTTCAGTATCCTTTTTATTGGACAAGCTGAGTTCGTTACTTGAAGCAGAAGTGAAACTACAGAGAGGGGTCCGTGAAGATGTTCAGCACATCAAATATGAGCTGGAAGGCTACAAGGGCATCTTGAGGGTGGCTGATGCTCTGGAAGACAAAAACCCTGAACTCAAAGCATGGGTTAAACGAGTAAGAGATGTTGCTCATGACATGGAAGATGCTATAGATGAATTCAGCCTTGGCCTTGTTGATCAACATGGACAAGGCAACAATTCTTCGTTTCATATGAACTTTTTCACCCGGCATAAGATTGCTTCAAATATACAAGGTATCAAATCCAGATTGGACATTATATCCCAGAAACGTCCAGACATACCTTGGATAGGCTCAGGCTCAAGTCAACGATTGTCATCAAGGCTTGATAGCCAAGGTGATGCACTTCTGCTAGAAGAAGCTGATCTTGTTGGTATTGACAAACCCAAAAAGCAGCTTAGTGACTTGCTTTTCAATGAAGAAGCAGGTAGGGCTGTGATTCCCGTTTATGGGATGGGGGGGTTGGGGAAAACCACCTTGGCTAAACAAGTCTATGATGATCCAAAAGTGAAGAAGCGTTTCAGGATTCATGCTTGGATCAATGTTTCTCAGTCTTTTAAACTAGATGAGCTCCTGAAAGACCTGGTTCAACAGCTCCACACTGTCATAGGCAAACCAGCTCCGGAAGCAGTTGGACAAATGAAGAGTGACCAGCTCAAAGAGGTGATCAAGAACCTGCTTCAGCGAAGCCGGTACCTGGTTGTGCTGGATGATGTGTGGCAAGTAAAGGTATGGGATTCTGTCAAACTTGCTTTGCCTAATAACAACCGTGGCAGTAGAGTGATGCTTACCACACGCAAGAAAGATATAGCTTTGCATTCCTGTGCTGAATTGGGTAAGGATTTTGACCTCGAATTCTTACCCGAGGAAGAAGCTTGGTATCTTTTCTGCAAGAAAACATTTCAGGGTAACTCGTGCCCTCCTCATCTGGAGGAAGTTTGCAGGAAAATCTTGAAAATGTGTGGGGGGTTGCCACTAGCAATTGTAGGAATTGGTGGTGCATTGGCTACAAAAGGCAGGGCCAACATAGAAGAGTGGCAGATGGTTTGCAGAAGTTTAGGGTCTGAAATTGAAGGCAATGACAAACTGGAGGATATGAAGAAAGTGCTTTCCCTCAGTTTCAATGAGTTGCCTTATTATCTTAAGTCTTGTTTGTTGTACCTAAGCATCTTTCCCGAGTTTCATGCTATTGAGCACATGCGATTGATTCGTTTGTGGATAGCTGAAGGGTTTGTGAatggagaagaaggaaagacacTGGAGGAAGTTGCAGACAGTTACCTCAAGGAGCTCTTGGACAGAAGTCTGCTGCAAGTGGTAGCAAAAACCAGTGATGGCAGGATGAAGACTTGTCGAATGCATGATCTTCTAAGGGAGATTGTCAATTTCAAGTCAAAGGATCAGAACTTTGCAACAATAGCCAAAGACCAAGATATAACCTGGCCAGACAAAGTTCGACGCCTATCAATCATAAACACATTGAATAATGTGCAACAAAATAGGACTGCATTCCAACTTCGGTCTCTGCTAATGTTTGCCTTATCAGATAATTCACTCGAGAATTTTTCTATACGTGCATTATGTTCCACTGGTTATAAGTTACTCAGGGTGTTAGACTTGCAAGATGCGCCTTTGGAGGTTTTTCCTGCTGAAATTGTCAGTCTATACCTTCTCAAGTATCTGAGTTTGAAGAATACAAAGGTGAAAAGCATTCCAGGTTCCATTAAGAAGCTGCAGCAGTTGGAGACATTAGATCTTAAACACACTCATGTCACTGTATTGCCAGTTGAAATTGTGGAGCTCCAACGATTACGCCATCTCTTGGTGTATCGCTATGAGATTGAATCCTATGCTAATTTACATTCAAGGCATGGCTTCAAGGTGGCTGCCCCTATAGGACTTATGCAATCTTTGCAAAAGCTATGTTTTATAGAGGCAGATCAGGCTTTGATGATTGAGCTAGGAAAACTCACTCGACTCAGGAGGCTTGGCATCAGAAAGATGAGGAAACAAGATGGTGCTGCTTTGTGTTCATCCATTGAGAAGATGATCAATCTCCGCTCATTGTCCATAACTGCAATTGAAGAAGATGAGATAATTGACATTCACAACATCTTCAGGCCTCCTCAGTATCTCCACCAGTTATACTTGTCTGGGCGCCtagacaattttcctcactgGATAAGTTCTCTAAAGAATTTGGTCCGAGTGTTTCTAAAATGGAGCCGGTTAAAAGAGGATCCTCTGGTTCATCTTCAAGATTTGCCAAATCTAAGACATGTCGAGTTTCTTCAAGTTTATGTTGGCGAGACATTGCACTTCAAGGCTAAGGGGTTTCCTAGTCTGAAGGTGTTAGGACTTGATTATTTAGATGGACTGAAATCTATGACTGTGGAGGAGGGAGCAATGCCTGGTCTTAAAAAGCTCATCATCCAGCGCTGTGATTCATTGAAGCAGGTACCATTAGGCATTGAGCACCTaacaaaactaaaatcaatAGAGCTTTTTGATATGCCTGAAGAATTTATTACAGCACTGCGTCCAAATGGAGGTGAGGATTATTGGAGAGTGCAACAAGTTCCAGCAGTTTATATCTCCTATTGGAGGGATAGGGGTTGGGATGTCTACTCATTAGAGACattaggagagagagagagtgattcCAGTGGGGGTACTGCAATCAGAAGTCTTGAAATTTGTACGCTCTGGAaggtttaa